A genomic stretch from Telopea speciosissima isolate NSW1024214 ecotype Mountain lineage chromosome 7, Tspe_v1, whole genome shotgun sequence includes:
- the LOC122667408 gene encoding cytochrome P450 78A7-like, producing the protein MELGLVSKDSSWWVFTLPAVFGIKNALDLWALFCLLLAFMSVAFLTWAFTPGGRAWRYGRNQRGTTSIPGPRGLPLFGSLFHLSRGLAHRSLSSMASTIGATKLMAFSLGSTPVVVSSDPQIAKEILTSSHFADRPIKQSARMLMFSRAIGFAPNGTYWRLLRRIASSHLFAPKRIAAHEVGRQLDCAAMLLGIVNEQSQRGAVVLRKHLQAASLNNIMGSVFGKRYDVGHESQELIELREMVEEGFELLGSFNWSDYLPWLSFFYDPFCIKQRCASLVPRVRKFVRGIIEEHRLRGCDKLSDNADFVDVLLSLDGDEKLEEDDMIAVLWEMIFRGTDTTALLTEWVMAELVLNQEVQTKLREEIEMVVGERGVRDVDVANLPYLQSVIKETLRIHPPGPLLSWARLSTSDVQLSNEMVIPAHTTAMVNMWAITHDPMVWEEPLVFKPERFIDNNVDVKGNDLRLAPFGAGRRVCPGKNLGLVTVNLWVAKLIQNFKWVSDPDNPVDLTEVLKLSCEMKHTLSLVAIPRNDLLCPSLF; encoded by the exons ATGGAGTTGGGTTTGGTTTCCAAAGATTCAAGCTGGTGGGTGTTTACACTCCCAGCAGTTTTTGGTATAAAAAACGCTTTGGATCTTTGGGctcttttttgtcttcttttagCGTTCATGTCCGTTGCTTTCCTCACCTGGGCATTCACCCCCGGTGGCCGTGCTTGGAGGTACGGCCGGAACCAAAGGGGCACAACTTCCATTCCAGGCCCTCGAGGTCTCCcattgtttgggagcttgtttcATCTAAGCCGTGGCCTAGCCCATCGAAGCCTGTCCTCCATGGCCTCCACCATTGGTGCTACCAAGCTCATGGCCTTTAGCCTTGGCTCAACCCCTGTGGTAGTCTCTTCCGATCCACAAATAGCCAAAGAGATCCTTACCTCTTCCCACTTCGCTGACCGTCCGATTAAACAATCTGCCAGAATGCTTATGTTCAGCCGTGCCATTGGGTTTGCTCCCAACGGTACTTACTGGAGACTTCTCAGGAGGATTGCTTCCTCACACCTCTTCGCACCCAAGCGCATCGCAGCACACGAAGTTGGGCGTCAGCTAGACTGCGCCGCCATGTTGCTTGGCATCGTGAACGAACAATCCCAACGTGGGGCTGTGGTGCTAAGAAAACACCTTCAAGCAGCTTCACTGAATAACATCATGGGTAGTGTTTTTGGGAAAAGATACGATGTGGGTCACGAAAGCCAAGAGTTGATTGAGCTTCGTGAGATGGTTGAAGAAGGTTTTGAGCTTCTGGGTTCCTTCAACTGGTCCGATTATCTTCCATGGTTGAGCTTCTTCTATGATCCCTTCTGTATCAAACAACGCTGCGCTTCTCTTGTTCCTCGTGTTAGGAAATTCGTTCGTGGGATTATTGAAGAACACAGACTCCGTGGGTGTGATAAGCTTTCAGATAATGCAGACTTCGTTGATGTTTTGCTCTCTCTCGATGGAGACGAGAAGCTCGAAGAAGACGATATGATTGCTGTTCTATGG GAGATGATATTCCGCGGCACAGACACTACAGCGCTTTTGACAGAATGGGTGATGGCAGAGTTGGTGTTAAACCAGGAAGTGCAAACAAAGCTTCGGGAAGAGATAGAAATGGTTGTCGGCGAGAGGGGTGTAAGGGATGTAGACGTGGCTAACCTTCCATATCTGCAATCAGTGATTAAAGAGACTCTTCGAATCCACCCACCTGGCCCACTCTTGTCTTGGGCCCGCCTATCCACTTCAGATGTCCAACTCAGCAATGAAATGGTGATTCCTGCTCACACTACTGCAATGGTCAATATGTGGGCCATAACCCATGACCCAATGGTTTGGGAGGAACCATTGGTCTTCAAACCAGAAAGGTTCATCGACAACAATGTGGATGTCAAGGGGAATGATCTCAGACTTGCTCCATTCGGAGCGGGTCGTCGGGTCTGCCCAGGGAAGAACCTTGGGCTTGTGACCGTGAATCTTTGGGTGGCAAAACTGATACAAAATTTCAAGTGGGTTTCTGATCCCGATAACCCGGTTGACTTAACTGAGGTGTTAAAACTTTCCTGTGAAATGAAGcacactctctctctcgtgGCTATTCCCAGGAATGATCTGCTTTGCCCTTCActcttctag